The following are encoded in a window of Pelecanus crispus isolate bPelCri1 chromosome 6, bPelCri1.pri, whole genome shotgun sequence genomic DNA:
- the LRRC10B gene encoding leucine-rich repeat-containing protein 10B, translated as MGSGGSAGRGARPAVAQGPEGGEQRLEVRGGRLPVALWAQRGLRKLYLSGAGLRELPAELAALRHLRTLALDGNELLEVPEALCRLPRLAHLYLGRNGLQGLPPAFARLQSLRCLWLEGNFLARFPRALLRLPELRSLQLGDNRLARLPAGLPRMAGLRGLWLYGNRFEEFPPALLRMAHLRVLDLDRNRIARFPDLAGLSALRLLSYDRNPVRQPPRVGDAVRLVGDGAREFMEARQERLQSLRHREEEDDEGTEAPPATPGDGSPLLGNGEGSFAALPGSPGET; from the coding sequence atGGGGAgcggcggctcggcggggcgcggggcgcggccggCGGTGGCCCAGGGCCCGGAGGGCGGCGAGCAGCGGCTGGAGGTGCGGGGCGGGCGGCTACCGGTCGCCCTCTGGGCTCAGCGGGGGCTGCGGAAGCTTTACCTGAGCGGTGCGGGGCTACGGGAGCTGCCGGCCGAGCTGGCGGCCCTGCGGCACCTCCGCACCTTGGCGCTGGACGGTAACGAGCTGCTGGAGGTGCCCGAGGCCCTGTGCCGCCTGCCCCGCCTGGCGCACCTCTACCTGGGCCGCaacgggctgcaggggctgccgCCCGCCTTCGCCCGCCTGCAGAGCCTGCGCTGCCTTTGGCTGGAGGGCAACTTCCTCGCCCGCTTCCCCCGGGCCCTCCTGCGCCTGCCCGAGCTCCGCAGCCTTCAGCTGGGTGACAACCGCCTGGCCCGCCTGCCCGCCGGGCTGCCCCGCATGGCCGGCCTGCGCGGGCTCTGGCTCTACGGCAACCGCTTCGAGGAGTTTCCCCCGGCCCTGCTGCGCATGGCTCACCTCCGCGTCCTCGACCTGGACCGCAACCGCATTGCCCGCTTCCCCGACCTGGCCGGCCTCTCCGCCCTGCGCCTCCTCTCCTACGACCGCAACCCCGTCCGGCAGCCGCCCCGCGTTGGGGATGCCGTCCGGCTGGTGGGTGACGGGGCGCGGGAGTTCATGGAGGCGCGGCAGGAGCGCCTGCAGAGCCTCCGGCaccgggaggaggaggacgatGAAGGCACCGAGGCCCCACCAGCAACCCCTGGGGACGGCTCCCCGCTGCTGGGAAATGGGGAGGGCAGCTTTGCAGCTCTGCCGGGCTCCCCGGGGGAAACGTGA